One window from the genome of Elaeis guineensis isolate ETL-2024a chromosome 5, EG11, whole genome shotgun sequence encodes:
- the LOC105034622 gene encoding protein TIFY 5A-like: protein MLEDTECDTELCLTPGGRHYCPSSHSDSAESSRMKGQEGNTSQQQQQQQPITIFYGGRVCVCDATEIQARAIICMAQREMEEMAAKKQKDRGMEPYPPSPASRTPPAMPQLLNPGLSMKRSLKQFLQKRKSRTDG, encoded by the exons atgttaGAGGATACAGAGTGTGATACCGAGCTATGCCTCACTCCTGGAGGACGCCATTATTGCCCGTCCTCCCATTCCGACTCTGCGGAATCCAGCAG GATGAAGGGACAGGAAGGAAATACAtcccagcagcagcagcagcagcagccgatTACCATATTTTATGGTGGTCGTGTCTGCGTTTGTGATGCAACAGAGATCCAG GCCAGAGCCATCATATGCATGGCTCAGCGAGAAATGGAGGAAATGGCTGCCAAGAAACAGAAGGATCGAGGCATGGAACCGTATCCACCTTCACCGGCTTCTCGGACTCCACCAGCAATGCCACAGCTGCTAAATCCTGGCCTCTCGATGAAGCGATCTTTGAAGCAGTTTTTGCAGAAAAGAAAAAGCAGGACTGATGGGTGA